Proteins encoded by one window of Chryseobacterium sp. POL2:
- a CDS encoding enoyl-CoA hydratase/isomerase family protein, protein MYTQFEVESHFDGRLKVIFLNQPEVFNSLNKTMLKELRHVIEAFGREEVVRCIAISGRGKAFCAGQNLKDAVDLKDHVDDDREIQRIVIDYYNPLVEAITHSKKPIVALINGPAVGAGAMLAMITDFALATESAYLSLGFANIGLIPDTAGTYYLPKLVGRQVASYLAFTGKKVPALEAKKLGMIADVFPDADFAEKSFEILSHLSFAATKAIGLTKKAFVESEHHTLKEQLDLESIYQQSAAQSHDFREGITAFLEKRKPEYIGK, encoded by the coding sequence ATGTACACACAATTTGAAGTAGAATCGCATTTTGACGGACGATTAAAAGTAATATTTCTAAATCAACCAGAAGTTTTTAACAGTCTAAATAAAACAATGCTCAAAGAGCTAAGACATGTTATTGAAGCCTTTGGTAGAGAAGAAGTGGTGCGTTGTATTGCAATATCTGGTAGGGGAAAGGCTTTCTGTGCTGGACAAAACCTTAAAGACGCTGTTGATCTTAAAGATCATGTTGATGACGACCGCGAAATCCAAAGAATTGTTATTGATTATTATAATCCTTTGGTTGAGGCGATTACACATTCTAAAAAACCAATTGTTGCGTTAATTAATGGACCAGCTGTTGGTGCAGGAGCGATGTTGGCGATGATTACGGATTTTGCATTGGCAACAGAAAGTGCTTATCTATCTTTAGGTTTTGCTAATATAGGCTTGATTCCGGATACCGCAGGAACTTATTATCTGCCGAAGTTGGTGGGTAGACAAGTAGCGAGTTATCTAGCATTTACTGGAAAAAAAGTGCCTGCTTTAGAAGCTAAAAAATTAGGTATGATTGCGGATGTTTTCCCAGATGCTGATTTTGCTGAAAAATCATTTGAAATATTAAGCCATCTTAGTTTCGCTGCGACAAAAGCAATCGGATTGACGAAAAAAGCTTTCGTTGAGTCCGAGCATCACACCTTGAAAGAGCAGTTGGATCTCGAGTCTATCTATCAACAGTCCGCAGCGCAATCTCATGATTTCCGCGAGGGTATTACCGCTTTCTTAGAAAAACGCAAACCAGAATACATCGGGAAATAA